From a region of the uncultured Draconibacterium sp. genome:
- a CDS encoding ABC transporter ATP-binding protein: MSNYAIECKNLTHYYGKKLVYENLSFNVKGGSILGLLGKNGTGKTTTINILNGFLQPQNGECLIYGENTQNLSPQNKARIGFLIEGHIQYAFMNIHQIEKFYSKFYPKWDNEPYWQLMSKLQVSPKQKISTMSCGQRSQVALGLILAQDPDLLILDDFSMGLDPGYRRLFIDYLREYAKEKNKTIFTTSHIIQDMERLIDDLLIMDFNRVLAQRSIKSFMQEFKQFYLELENPAIDISNEDFVENSEKVNNKLELYTYEPEDQVLTFLKNNGIAYRNFRQVEMGLEDAFIGLTGKY, encoded by the coding sequence ATGAGTAATTACGCAATTGAATGTAAAAACCTAACCCATTACTACGGCAAAAAGCTGGTATACGAAAACCTGAGTTTTAACGTAAAGGGAGGAAGTATTCTGGGGCTATTAGGCAAAAATGGTACGGGCAAAACCACTACCATTAATATTTTAAATGGCTTTTTGCAACCCCAAAATGGAGAGTGCCTGATTTATGGCGAGAATACCCAAAACTTATCACCGCAAAACAAGGCGCGAATCGGTTTTCTTATCGAAGGGCACATTCAGTATGCGTTTATGAATATTCATCAAATCGAAAAATTTTATTCAAAATTCTATCCTAAATGGGATAACGAGCCCTACTGGCAACTCATGTCGAAACTTCAGGTTTCGCCAAAGCAGAAAATCTCTACGATGTCGTGTGGGCAGCGTTCGCAGGTTGCACTCGGGCTTATTCTGGCACAAGATCCCGATTTGCTTATCCTCGACGATTTTTCAATGGGTCTCGATCCCGGGTATCGTCGCCTGTTTATCGACTACCTGCGCGAATATGCCAAAGAAAAGAATAAAACCATTTTCACCACCTCTCACATCATTCAGGATATGGAACGCCTGATCGACGATCTGCTGATTATGGATTTTAACCGTGTATTGGCCCAACGCAGTATAAAATCGTTTATGCAGGAGTTTAAACAGTTTTACCTCGAGTTGGAAAACCCAGCCATCGATATATCGAACGAAGATTTTGTAGAAAACAGCGAGAAGGTGAACAACAAACTGGAACTGTACACATACGAACCGGAAGACCAGGTTTTAACCTTTCTGAAAAATAATGGAATTGCTTACAGAAATTTCAGGCAAGTAGAAATGGGTTTGGAAGATGCATTTATTGGACTAACCGGAAAATACTAA
- a CDS encoding DUF4857 domain-containing protein: MAFEKPSRSPLIQYSCIDHNFMIFRPDADEKWTNAEGTILTRETYEKKLPLMYTRQLVMDGTMPDSINGQKINIQHAGIFRSNFRITPDEIHAPKPKLYPLYESQSGRANLEMPDDFFRITWRMEFIDAKTNKILEEKSRMFSAVLYNRDFKFPAKSINGIPTTRKSCDEGYLVIDSANQLFHIKMAKGIPFVRKVELPEGMKFKTIQCVDFSDKLYYAYLFTENNELYVLTPYDYMLEKFDVDDINPDKYEIRIYGDYFNFNVISIGDGFIRTQVVDRDHNKIDEYIEKRPTYNSGTEGKIAQLLFPAELKMADDNSSYVNFYLKISKSFRWLVISLLLIIVQYFIVRKRKKKIKAGIIDLLIIGVTGIFGFIAVNIFPNKFID; encoded by the coding sequence ATGGCATTTGAAAAACCAAGCAGAAGTCCGTTGATACAATACAGTTGTATCGACCATAATTTTATGATTTTTCGACCGGATGCAGACGAAAAATGGACGAACGCTGAAGGCACAATACTCACACGTGAAACCTACGAAAAGAAACTGCCGCTAATGTACACAAGGCAATTGGTTATGGATGGAACAATGCCCGATTCTATAAATGGGCAGAAAATTAATATCCAGCATGCCGGCATATTTCGGTCAAACTTTCGAATAACACCCGATGAAATTCATGCTCCAAAACCCAAGCTCTATCCTTTGTATGAATCGCAATCGGGCCGTGCAAACCTGGAAATGCCCGACGATTTTTTCCGAATAACCTGGCGCATGGAGTTTATCGATGCCAAAACCAACAAAATTCTCGAAGAAAAAAGCCGGATGTTCTCCGCCGTTCTCTATAACCGGGATTTTAAGTTCCCGGCAAAATCGATAAACGGCATCCCAACAACCCGGAAATCGTGCGACGAAGGTTATCTGGTAATCGATTCAGCGAATCAGCTATTTCATATAAAAATGGCAAAGGGCATACCTTTTGTCCGCAAGGTTGAGCTTCCTGAAGGGATGAAATTTAAAACTATCCAATGTGTTGATTTTAGCGACAAGCTTTATTATGCCTACTTATTTACCGAAAATAACGAGCTGTATGTACTGACACCTTACGATTATATGCTGGAGAAATTTGATGTGGATGACATTAATCCGGATAAATACGAGATTAGAATTTACGGCGATTATTTTAATTTCAATGTAATAAGTATTGGCGACGGGTTTATAAGAACACAGGTCGTAGACCGCGACCATAACAAGATTGACGAATATATTGAAAAGCGCCCCACTTATAATTCCGGTACCGAAGGTAAAATTGCCCAGTTGCTTTTCCCTGCCGAGCTAAAAATGGCTGATGATAACTCCAGCTACGTAAATTTCTATTTAAAAATCAGCAAGTCGTTTAGATGGCTCGTTATCAGCCTGTTGCTAATTATCGTACAATACTTCATTGTTAGAAAACGAAAGAAAAAAATTAAAGCAGGCATCATAGATTTGCTGATTATTGGAGTTACAGGAATATTTGGCTTTATCGCCGTAAATATCTTTCCCAATAAATTTATCGATTAA
- the prmA gene encoding 50S ribosomal protein L11 methyltransferase has translation MDYQKIIIQITPFQEWLRDVLNAQLADIGFDSFVETETGFDAFIPATSYSGKSLNAILETFSGDFSFQIESEFIADQNWNKEWEKNYFKPLVIGGECLIRAPFHTDYPESKYEIVIEPNMAFGTGNHETTATIIKSILQNDLSGKSILDMGCGTGILSILASMKEAKQITAIDIDKWSYEGTCENAALNKITNINAKLGDASLLGNEKYDLIFANIHKNVLLNDMESYHAVLNNGGTLIMSGFYTEDIEDIKTKAESLGMKDAGFMEKNNWVAHSFTKPD, from the coding sequence ATGGATTACCAAAAAATAATTATACAAATTACTCCGTTTCAGGAATGGTTGCGCGATGTTCTAAATGCTCAGCTGGCCGACATCGGTTTTGATAGTTTTGTGGAAACCGAAACCGGATTCGATGCATTTATTCCTGCAACGTCTTATTCGGGAAAAAGCTTAAATGCAATTCTCGAAACGTTTTCAGGTGATTTTTCATTCCAAATAGAATCTGAATTTATAGCAGATCAAAACTGGAACAAAGAGTGGGAAAAAAACTATTTCAAACCGCTGGTAATTGGTGGCGAATGTTTGATCCGAGCTCCTTTCCACACGGATTATCCAGAATCTAAATACGAGATTGTAATTGAGCCCAACATGGCTTTTGGTACCGGAAACCATGAAACAACAGCCACAATAATCAAATCGATTTTGCAAAACGATTTAAGCGGAAAAAGCATTCTGGATATGGGCTGTGGAACAGGGATTCTCAGCATTTTGGCATCAATGAAAGAAGCCAAACAAATTACGGCTATCGACATCGATAAATGGTCGTACGAAGGGACATGTGAAAATGCAGCCTTAAATAAGATCACAAATATTAATGCAAAACTGGGAGATGCCAGCCTGCTTGGAAATGAAAAATACGATCTGATTTTTGCCAACATTCATAAAAATGTTTTGTTGAACGACATGGAATCCTATCATGCAGTTTTAAATAATGGCGGCACATTGATAATGAGTGGTTTTTACACCGAAGACATCGAGGATATTAAAACAAAAGCCGAAAGCCTGGGAATGAAAGATGCCGGTTTTATGGAAAAAAATAACTGGGTAGCACATTCGTTTACAAAACCAGATTGA
- a CDS encoding phospholipase D-like domain-containing protein yields MQDLFNYFVKRCNSLHENEVPKSITGRLKRLNRKDREALKKLLIEKGKELEASGHKHVISWLETSITLINEHAFHFNRVFFSPGNDIKNEIKMLLDHASQTVDLCIFTITDNELARRIISCHKRGVKVRIITDDEKMEDNGSEIAQLAKAGIPVKIDHSHYHMHNKFGVIDGKIAITGSFNWTYTATKHNQENLVATTKFEIVEQYYEEFNRLWKKLFELQVAT; encoded by the coding sequence ATGCAAGACCTTTTTAATTACTTTGTGAAGCGCTGCAATTCGTTGCATGAGAACGAGGTGCCAAAATCGATTACTGGCAGACTAAAAAGACTCAATCGTAAAGACAGAGAGGCCTTAAAAAAGCTGCTGATAGAAAAGGGAAAAGAGTTGGAAGCTTCCGGTCATAAACATGTTATTTCGTGGTTGGAAACCAGCATTACGCTTATTAACGAACATGCGTTTCACTTTAATCGGGTATTTTTCAGCCCGGGAAACGACATTAAAAATGAGATAAAAATGCTGCTCGACCATGCTTCACAAACCGTTGACCTGTGTATTTTTACGATTACCGATAACGAACTGGCACGAAGAATTATATCGTGCCATAAGCGTGGTGTAAAAGTTCGTATTATTACCGACGATGAAAAAATGGAGGACAATGGTTCAGAAATCGCTCAACTTGCCAAAGCCGGAATCCCAGTAAAAATCGATCACTCGCATTACCATATGCACAACAAATTTGGCGTTATCGATGGTAAAATTGCGATAACCGGCAGCTTCAACTGGACCTACACCGCCACCAAACACAACCAGGAAAACCTGGTGGCTACCACAAAATTTGAGATCGTAGAGCAATACTACGAAGAATTTAACCGCCTTTGGAAAAAGCTATTCGAATTACAAGTAGCGACATGA
- a CDS encoding LytTR family DNA-binding domain-containing protein, giving the protein MGAFNTKERLILVSLYSLPSALIWYLLVFQFAVKIKIHYTIGSTILLLFTGNLLTALSIFILHHLYFNEAIKLKDYPVFAVQEISTSLILFTVLVLLHQIYTLSKNTKTVNLINHTDSIVPAKTYCKNIDINTSNNLNHFRFRSSQILFIASANNYVEVNWLENNILTKTLIRNTISNVEKDITKQSENFFRCHNSFIINIDKIDQINGNSSSYKLNIKGNGLVIPVSRKYGKELLSKIEQ; this is encoded by the coding sequence ATGGGAGCATTTAACACAAAGGAAAGGCTAATTCTTGTGTCATTATACAGCCTTCCTTCAGCACTCATATGGTACCTTCTTGTTTTTCAATTTGCCGTGAAAATAAAAATTCATTACACAATTGGCTCAACAATACTATTACTATTTACTGGCAACCTGCTAACAGCTCTTTCTATTTTTATTTTACACCATCTCTACTTTAACGAAGCAATAAAATTAAAGGATTATCCAGTTTTTGCAGTACAGGAAATTTCAACTTCACTAATACTTTTTACTGTTCTGGTTTTGTTACATCAAATCTACACATTATCAAAAAATACGAAAACAGTAAATCTCATAAACCATACAGATAGCATAGTGCCTGCTAAAACATATTGTAAGAATATTGATATAAATACATCAAATAATCTTAATCATTTTAGATTCAGGTCAAGCCAAATACTATTTATTGCCTCCGCGAACAATTACGTTGAAGTAAACTGGCTTGAAAATAACATTCTAACAAAGACACTAATAAGGAATACTATTTCCAACGTAGAAAAAGATATCACGAAACAAAGTGAGAATTTCTTTAGGTGCCATAATAGCTTCATAATTAACATTGATAAGATTGATCAGATTAATGGCAATTCTTCATCATACAAATTAAACATAAAGGGAAATGGATTAGTAATTCCGGTGTCAAGAAAGTATGGAAAGGAGCTATTATCTAAAATCGAACAATAG
- a CDS encoding T9SS type A sorting domain-containing protein, protein MKRLLILILFVMSFFLHVSTCYSQTISSDIISNSGEEFIAGKINLNWTLGEAVVDIHENEDIIHTQGFHQTFIQNSTFSSESASNESLLKKQLTPSVSVYPNPTKDIVNILFTNVENNVLVELYNMAGQRLFNKEIPTKVVYQLDMKPYSDGSYLLHLTNDEKTAIQIIKTSK, encoded by the coding sequence ATGAAACGTCTCCTTATTCTCATTTTATTCGTAATGAGTTTCTTTTTACATGTCTCAACCTGTTATTCTCAAACCATTTCTTCCGATATCATATCCAATTCGGGAGAAGAATTTATTGCAGGCAAAATAAATTTAAACTGGACACTGGGTGAAGCAGTTGTTGACATTCATGAAAACGAGGATATTATCCACACACAGGGATTTCATCAAACATTTATCCAAAACTCAACGTTTTCAAGCGAATCAGCATCCAACGAATCACTTTTAAAGAAGCAATTAACACCTTCTGTTTCTGTCTATCCTAATCCAACAAAAGATATAGTAAATATATTATTCACGAATGTTGAAAATAACGTTCTCGTTGAACTATATAACATGGCCGGGCAGAGACTTTTTAATAAAGAGATTCCTACTAAAGTAGTTTATCAATTAGATATGAAGCCCTATTCAGATGGTTCATACCTTCTACATCTTACCAATGATGAAAAAACAGCAATTCAAATAATTAAAACCTCAAAATAG
- a CDS encoding metallophosphoesterase family protein: MRRIGLLSDTHGFIHERIFTFFDKVDEIWHAGDFGNIETADRLADFKPLRGVYGNIDGQDVRVVHPMHQRFKCEDVDVWMTHIGGYPGRYERYVKPDIYTNSPDLFISGHSHILKVIFDKKLNFLHMNPGAAGYKGFHKVCTALRFVIDGKEIRELEIWELPRHEAVPRL; encoded by the coding sequence ATGAGACGAATTGGACTGTTATCGGACACACACGGATTTATTCACGAGCGTATTTTTACTTTTTTTGATAAGGTAGACGAGATTTGGCATGCGGGGGATTTTGGAAATATTGAAACGGCGGATCGTTTGGCTGATTTTAAACCTCTGCGAGGCGTCTACGGAAACATTGACGGACAGGATGTTCGTGTGGTTCACCCGATGCATCAGCGTTTTAAATGCGAAGATGTGGATGTTTGGATGACGCATATTGGTGGTTATCCGGGACGTTACGAACGTTACGTAAAACCGGATATTTATACTAATTCACCCGATTTGTTTATTAGCGGGCATTCGCATATTTTAAAAGTGATCTTTGATAAGAAGCTCAATTTTTTGCACATGAATCCTGGAGCTGCCGGTTATAAAGGGTTTCATAAAGTTTGTACGGCTCTGCGTTTTGTTATTGACGGAAAAGAAATACGTGAGCTTGAGATTTGGGAATTGCCCCGGCACGAAGCTGTACCTCGCTTATAA
- a CDS encoding putative quinol monooxygenase codes for MITIIAKFRVHKGQESAFLKLVEELGEASRAEDGNIEYVLHKKVDDPLTYCLIEKWKDQAAIDFHNSSSHFTTIVPKIGKLAEVTVDIYKPV; via the coding sequence ATGATTACAATTATAGCCAAATTTAGAGTACACAAAGGACAGGAATCAGCATTTCTAAAACTCGTTGAAGAATTGGGAGAAGCATCGCGCGCCGAGGATGGAAACATTGAATATGTTTTGCATAAGAAAGTAGACGATCCTTTAACCTATTGCCTGATTGAAAAATGGAAAGATCAGGCTGCGATTGATTTCCATAACAGCAGCTCGCACTTTACCACTATTGTTCCCAAAATAGGCAAACTGGCAGAAGTAACCGTTGATATTTACAAACCGGTATAA
- a CDS encoding histidine phosphatase family protein, with product MKQVVIVRHGKAVPYGYEDDFTRDLRERGKNDAKLISQDLKKQGIVPDTIISSPAKRAFKTAMIFAENLDFKRQDIITVEDIYDGLSTDEFLELIHKLPPSTNTVFFFGHNPGFYYYVCNLLEEFYSDMPTTSTVGINFDVESWEQVEARSGKLAFHLIPRMFK from the coding sequence ATGAAACAGGTAGTAATCGTACGACATGGCAAGGCTGTACCTTACGGGTACGAAGATGATTTTACGCGCGACTTGCGCGAACGGGGTAAAAACGACGCAAAACTGATAAGTCAGGATTTGAAAAAACAAGGAATTGTTCCGGATACCATTATTTCAAGTCCTGCCAAACGTGCTTTTAAAACCGCAATGATCTTTGCCGAAAACCTCGACTTTAAACGCCAGGACATTATTACTGTTGAAGATATATATGATGGGCTTAGTACCGATGAGTTTTTGGAACTGATACATAAGTTACCACCAAGCACCAACACGGTATTCTTTTTTGGGCACAATCCGGGTTTTTATTATTACGTGTGTAATTTGCTCGAAGAGTTTTACAGCGACATGCCTACCACATCAACAGTTGGAATAAATTTCGATGTTGAAAGCTGGGAACAGGTAGAAGCAAGAAGCGGCAAGCTGGCTTTTCATCTTATTCCCCGTATGTTTAAATAG
- a CDS encoding cytochrome ubiquinol oxidase subunit I, translated as MDEFMAARMQMAVSLGFHIVFACIGMVMPWFMFVAEWKWLRTKNPVYLDLAKAWAKGVAIFFAVGAVSGTVLSFELGMLWPTFMKHAGPIFGMPFSWEGTAFFVEAIALGLFLYGWKRLNKWVHLYTGMVVGISGVLSGIFVVSANAWMNAPAGFDWIDGQAFNIDPVKAMFNKAWFSQAHHMTIAAFSATGFAVAGVHAVLYMKNKLEIHAKAITIALAFASVAAILQPISGDLAAKNVAKLQPAKLAAFESHFKTEEKASLIIGGIPDVENREVKYAIKLPGFLSFLAHGDFNAEVKGLEEFPEEEWPPVPITHYSFQLMVGIGMFLMLIAALFFAGTYKWKHWLEKKWWLRMLAIATPLGFIAVEAGWVVTEVGRQPWIIYGIMKTKDSLTPMPGIQYTFYTITAVYVILTFVVTWLLSRQIQLLQSKYLKNG; from the coding sequence ATGGATGAATTTATGGCCGCAAGAATGCAAATGGCCGTTTCGTTAGGATTTCACATCGTATTTGCCTGCATAGGGATGGTAATGCCGTGGTTTATGTTTGTTGCCGAGTGGAAATGGCTGCGAACAAAAAATCCGGTTTATCTCGATCTGGCGAAAGCCTGGGCAAAAGGTGTAGCAATATTTTTTGCCGTTGGTGCCGTTTCGGGTACTGTATTATCATTTGAGTTAGGTATGTTATGGCCCACATTTATGAAGCACGCCGGGCCTATTTTCGGGATGCCCTTTTCGTGGGAAGGAACAGCTTTCTTTGTAGAAGCCATCGCATTGGGATTATTCCTTTACGGCTGGAAACGCCTGAACAAATGGGTTCACCTCTACACCGGAATGGTTGTAGGAATTTCCGGCGTACTTTCAGGAATTTTTGTGGTTTCGGCCAATGCCTGGATGAATGCTCCCGCAGGTTTCGACTGGATTGACGGACAAGCTTTTAATATCGATCCGGTAAAAGCGATGTTCAACAAAGCATGGTTCTCGCAGGCGCACCACATGACTATTGCAGCTTTTTCGGCAACGGGATTTGCAGTGGCCGGAGTGCATGCTGTTTTATACATGAAAAATAAGCTGGAGATTCACGCTAAAGCCATAACCATAGCGCTGGCATTTGCATCGGTAGCGGCAATTTTACAACCTATAAGTGGCGATTTGGCTGCTAAAAACGTAGCCAAATTACAACCGGCAAAACTGGCTGCTTTCGAGTCACATTTTAAAACCGAGGAAAAAGCGTCACTTATTATCGGCGGAATTCCTGACGTAGAAAACCGGGAAGTAAAATACGCAATAAAACTGCCCGGATTTTTGAGTTTCCTGGCGCACGGTGATTTTAACGCAGAAGTTAAAGGACTGGAAGAGTTTCCGGAAGAAGAGTGGCCACCGGTACCGATTACACATTATTCGTTTCAGTTAATGGTTGGAATCGGGATGTTTCTGATGCTAATTGCCGCTCTGTTTTTTGCAGGAACATACAAATGGAAACACTGGCTGGAGAAGAAATGGTGGCTGCGCATGCTGGCCATTGCTACCCCGCTTGGGTTTATTGCAGTTGAGGCCGGCTGGGTTGTTACCGAAGTAGGCCGCCAACCCTGGATTATTTATGGCATTATGAAAACAAAGGATTCGTTAACGCCAATGCCGGGCATCCAGTATACTTTTTACACCATTACTGCGGTTTATGTCATTCTAACTTTTGTGGTTACCTGGCTGTTGAGCCGCCAAATACAACTATTACAATCAAAATATCTGAAAAATGGCTGA
- a CDS encoding cytochrome d ubiquinol oxidase subunit II encodes MAEANLIILVICLMLYVLLGGADFGGGILELLSRGKASKIVSRAIAPVWEANHVWLILVVVILFVGFPTVYSTVLTALHIPVLLVLLGIIARGSAFTFRHYDIDEERPKAIYSAIFRYSSVFTTFFLGVTVGGLILGEITMDYQLGFYEVYIHPWLNWFSVSMGLFMVLLFAFLAGIFTVSEIDDKDYIIYFTRMTKRLLISLVVMGAIVFATAKVAGHPLLKDFINSPISVACIVIATLALPAFWYFLNKNKGNWLRLTAGLQTTLIVTGWFAIQFPVLVKTKSGHDITIQAAKAPEQVQLFLLIALIVGVLIIFPAMGFLYKTFKFSEEPES; translated from the coding sequence ATGGCTGAAGCTAATCTTATAATACTGGTAATTTGCTTAATGCTCTACGTTTTACTTGGGGGCGCCGATTTTGGCGGCGGAATTCTCGAACTTTTGTCGAGAGGTAAAGCATCAAAAATCGTGTCGCGTGCCATAGCACCGGTTTGGGAGGCTAACCACGTATGGCTAATTCTGGTGGTAGTAATTCTTTTTGTGGGATTCCCGACTGTCTATTCAACCGTTCTTACGGCCTTGCACATTCCAGTTTTGTTGGTACTGCTTGGCATTATCGCCCGCGGATCAGCTTTTACATTCCGCCATTACGATATTGATGAAGAACGTCCGAAAGCTATTTATTCGGCCATATTTCGCTACTCCAGTGTTTTTACTACGTTCTTTTTAGGAGTAACTGTTGGAGGACTGATATTAGGCGAAATAACGATGGATTATCAGCTTGGCTTTTACGAGGTATACATCCACCCGTGGCTAAACTGGTTTTCGGTTAGTATGGGCTTGTTTATGGTCTTGTTATTTGCTTTTCTGGCGGGTATTTTTACCGTAAGCGAAATTGATGACAAAGACTACATCATTTATTTTACACGCATGACCAAGCGCCTGCTGATCTCGTTGGTGGTAATGGGAGCAATCGTGTTTGCAACGGCGAAAGTTGCCGGTCATCCGCTGTTGAAAGACTTCATCAACTCGCCCATAAGCGTAGCCTGCATTGTAATCGCTACCCTGGCACTTCCGGCATTCTGGTATTTTCTGAATAAAAATAAAGGCAACTGGTTACGATTAACCGCGGGGCTTCAAACTACGCTGATCGTTACCGGATGGTTTGCCATTCAGTTTCCGGTGCTGGTAAAAACAAAAAGTGGTCACGATATTACCATTCAGGCAGCAAAGGCACCTGAACAAGTACAGCTATTTTTATTGATTGCATTAATAGTTGGTGTACTGATTATTTTCCCTGCAATGGGATTTTTGTATAAGACTTTTAAGTTTAGCGAAGAACCGGAATCGTAA
- a CDS encoding 16S rRNA (uracil(1498)-N(3))-methyltransferase yields MQLFYVPTISGAEVILNETESKHAIRVLRLKEGDDIELVDGEGGFYKAKIQNANPKKCQLIIIDSQTEFGKKDFHLHIAIAPTKNIDRTEWFLEKCTEIGIDEVTPLLSEHSERKVIKPERLEKILVSAMKQSVKAYLPKLNELTKLSDLLSQATETKKFIAHCNEGEKPHLKNVVKSGDNVLIMIGPEGDFSPEEVELAMQNGFEAISLGNARLRTETAGVVACHIVNLAND; encoded by the coding sequence ATGCAGTTATTTTATGTTCCTACTATTTCAGGTGCCGAAGTTATTTTAAATGAAACCGAATCGAAACACGCCATTCGTGTTCTTCGCTTAAAAGAGGGCGACGATATTGAACTGGTAGATGGAGAAGGTGGTTTCTACAAAGCAAAAATTCAGAATGCCAATCCCAAAAAATGCCAACTCATTATTATTGATTCGCAAACTGAATTTGGCAAGAAAGATTTTCATTTGCACATTGCCATTGCACCTACAAAAAATATAGACCGCACAGAATGGTTTCTGGAGAAGTGCACAGAAATCGGTATCGATGAAGTCACTCCTCTCCTTTCTGAACATTCGGAACGCAAAGTGATAAAACCCGAGCGTTTAGAAAAGATACTGGTTTCGGCCATGAAACAATCGGTTAAGGCTTACCTTCCGAAGTTAAATGAGTTGACAAAACTTTCCGATCTCTTATCACAAGCTACAGAAACAAAAAAATTCATTGCCCATTGTAACGAAGGAGAAAAACCTCATCTAAAAAACGTGGTAAAATCTGGCGACAACGTGCTGATTATGATTGGCCCGGAAGGTGATTTTAGTCCCGAAGAAGTAGAACTTGCTATGCAAAATGGCTTCGAAGCTATCTCATTGGGAAATGCCCGCCTGCGTACAGAGACCGCCGGTGTAGTTGCCTGCCATATTGTTAATTTAGCAAACGACTAA
- a CDS encoding nucleotidyltransferase family protein has translation MNNIPIVLLAAGASSRMGQPKPLLPWAEQTLIEHQVNTLSATGQSVVVVLGNQAENISPILNGLPVKFIINKNWEQGMGTSIATGVRFVEQHFPDCNGVLISLIDQPLITTDHLNKLLTNFEPGKQQIIVSQANSGWQGVPGIFDRFYFKNLLNLSGKQGAKSIFRKYIHQVKAIPCGEILADMDTPEQYIKLRNNQ, from the coding sequence ATGAATAACATTCCAATAGTATTGCTGGCAGCAGGTGCTTCCTCAAGAATGGGGCAGCCCAAACCATTGTTGCCATGGGCGGAACAAACCCTAATCGAGCATCAGGTAAACACTTTATCCGCAACAGGTCAGTCAGTGGTAGTAGTTTTAGGAAATCAGGCTGAAAATATTAGCCCAATTCTTAACGGTCTTCCTGTAAAATTCATTATAAATAAAAACTGGGAGCAAGGTATGGGAACTTCCATTGCTACGGGTGTTAGATTTGTTGAGCAACATTTTCCTGATTGTAATGGAGTACTGATTTCTTTGATTGACCAGCCGTTGATTACAACTGATCATTTAAATAAGTTGCTTACTAATTTCGAACCGGGTAAACAGCAAATTATCGTATCACAAGCCAATTCGGGCTGGCAGGGAGTTCCGGGAATATTCGATCGGTTTTACTTCAAAAATCTCTTAAACTTGAGCGGAAAACAAGGTGCAAAATCGATTTTCAGAAAATACATACATCAGGTAAAAGCTATTCCGTGCGGAGAGATTTTAGCAGACATGGATACTCCGGAGCAGTACATAAAACTCCGGAACAATCAATAG